In a single window of the Paenibacillus sp. MMS20-IR301 genome:
- a CDS encoding DUF6509 family protein, whose translation MLTFTSYTVENVKDPFGILSGKRYEFVIHLDVPEEDELYVEGGVSIRAIMKAEAEQASMVSYDLLETTTGKLLDFELEEDEEAALLEFCLTHLTEAN comes from the coding sequence TTGTTGACATTCACCAGCTACACCGTGGAGAACGTAAAAGATCCCTTTGGGATTCTAAGCGGCAAGCGTTATGAGTTTGTCATTCACCTGGATGTGCCGGAAGAGGATGAGCTGTACGTGGAAGGCGGGGTGTCCATCCGGGCCATTATGAAGGCGGAAGCAGAGCAGGCCAGCATGGTCAGCTATGATCTGCTGGAGACGACGACAGGCAAGCTGCTTGATTTTGAGCTGGAAGAGGATGAGGAGGCAGCGCTGCTGGAGTTCTGCCTGACGCATCTGACGGAAGCGAATTAA
- a CDS encoding alpha/beta hydrolase-fold protein, giving the protein MRISYHKEYSHNLGRDMEYKIYGHAGKPMLVFPTSLGRFYQYEDSGMIGTLSSFIEAGKLQIWACDSIDEETFFSTHWNNENRIDRHEQYDKYIAYELIPGILHQSKQNNGGADQRILVSGCSMGAYYSSSFFFRYPQYFDTLIALSGVYSTYYFFGDYMNGNIYLNSPLHYLPGLTDEYYLDSYRSSNIIVCVGQGAYEDEMLHETRLLQDVLGRKGIPARIDYWGHDAGHDWPWWNKQIHYYVESCL; this is encoded by the coding sequence ATGAGGATAAGCTACCACAAGGAGTACAGCCATAACCTTGGCAGAGATATGGAGTATAAAATATACGGCCACGCCGGCAAGCCGATGCTCGTCTTCCCCACATCGCTCGGACGCTTCTATCAATATGAGGATTCGGGTATGATTGGTACGCTCTCGTCCTTCATTGAGGCGGGCAAGCTGCAGATCTGGGCCTGCGACAGTATTGATGAGGAGACCTTCTTCTCCACCCACTGGAACAATGAGAACCGGATTGACCGCCATGAGCAGTATGACAAATATATCGCCTATGAGCTGATTCCCGGCATCCTCCATCAGAGCAAGCAGAACAACGGAGGGGCCGATCAGCGCATTCTGGTCTCCGGCTGCTCCATGGGCGCTTATTACAGCTCCAGCTTCTTTTTCCGTTATCCGCAATATTTCGATACCTTAATCGCCCTGAGCGGCGTCTACTCCACCTACTATTTCTTCGGCGACTATATGAACGGCAACATTTATCTGAATTCGCCGCTGCACTATCTGCCCGGGCTGACGGATGAATATTATCTGGACAGCTACCGTAGCAGCAATATCATTGTCTGCGTCGGACAGGGTGCGTATGAGGATGAGATGCTGCATGAGACCCGGCTGCTCCAGGATGTGCTGGGACGCAAGGGAATTCCGGCAAGAATTGACTACTGGGGCCATGACGCAGGCCATGACTGGCCGTGGTGGAACAAGCAGATTCATTATTATGTGGAGAGCTGCTTGTGA
- a CDS encoding ATP-grasp domain-containing protein, with amino-acid sequence MLGIGDAEYDQLEDKLKSALTEYYKVSNLESYGEILRAVAFFTYKYGKIDRFESLNEYWLEQDAAIRTDFNIYGTKTDFVHNLKQKSKMKEFFHKSGVSTVQFSTGTTRESVESFIESAGFPLVVKPDLGSGASNTYKINNEEELQHFFDTKPEDVAFIIEEFIDGVILTYDGLVDTGGNVRFAVSHLFENSVMDVVNTDNHLYYFCLREISPEVELAGRNILKAFDIRERFFHIELFKSHKDGRIIALEVNMRPPGAWMTDAINFSYDVDVYKEWASMVVHNEVGGPYEGKYYTGYASRKNHKHYTHSHEDIYRAFGGKIVNYAEIEEVFSRAMGNSAYQFRSPELSEVRDITGYIHQEEG; translated from the coding sequence GTGCTGGGGATTGGCGACGCCGAATATGATCAGCTGGAGGACAAGCTGAAGAGCGCACTGACGGAGTATTACAAGGTAAGCAACCTGGAGAGCTACGGGGAGATTCTGCGGGCCGTCGCCTTCTTCACCTACAAATACGGCAAGATCGACCGCTTCGAGTCACTGAACGAGTACTGGCTGGAGCAGGATGCTGCTATCCGCACCGACTTCAACATCTATGGCACCAAGACGGATTTCGTCCACAACCTGAAGCAGAAATCGAAGATGAAGGAATTTTTCCACAAAAGCGGTGTGAGCACCGTACAGTTCTCCACCGGAACCACCCGTGAGAGCGTGGAGAGCTTCATAGAGAGCGCAGGTTTCCCGCTGGTGGTCAAGCCCGACCTCGGCTCCGGGGCCAGCAATACGTATAAGATTAATAATGAGGAAGAGCTGCAGCATTTCTTCGACACCAAGCCGGAAGATGTTGCCTTCATTATTGAGGAATTCATCGACGGGGTAATCCTGACCTATGACGGGCTGGTGGATACGGGCGGGAATGTACGGTTTGCGGTAAGTCATCTGTTCGAGAACAGCGTCATGGATGTCGTCAACACGGATAATCATCTCTACTACTTCTGTCTGCGGGAGATCAGCCCCGAGGTTGAGCTTGCCGGACGGAACATCCTGAAGGCCTTCGATATCCGCGAGCGCTTCTTCCATATCGAGCTGTTCAAATCGCATAAGGACGGACGGATCATTGCCCTTGAAGTCAACATGCGCCCGCCGGGTGCCTGGATGACCGATGCGATCAACTTTTCGTATGATGTGGATGTCTACAAGGAATGGGCCAGCATGGTTGTTCATAACGAGGTCGGCGGCCCGTATGAAGGCAAATATTATACCGGCTATGCCAGCCGCAAGAATCATAAGCATTACACCCACAGCCATGAGGACATTTACCGTGCTTTCGGCGGGAAGATTGTGAATTATGCGGAGATCGAAGAGGTCTTCAGCAGAGCGATGGGCAACAGCGCGTACCAGTTCCGTTCACCTGAGCTGTCAGAGGTGCGGGATATCACCGGTTATATTCACCAAGAAGAGGGATAG
- the greA gene encoding transcription elongation factor GreA — translation MSNNEEVFLTKEGLAKLEEELKELKGPGRKELAARLKLAISYGDLKENSEYHSAKEDQSFMETRIMILEKMLIKAQIVDSSNMDLSTVSVGCVVILNDVEYSERIEYRVVGPAEADVLNNKISYESPLGKELLGKKVGDIINVNAPMGIIKYELLEIKME, via the coding sequence ATGTCCAACAATGAAGAAGTATTTTTGACGAAAGAAGGATTGGCCAAGCTGGAGGAGGAGCTTAAGGAGCTTAAGGGACCGGGGCGCAAGGAGCTCGCTGCCCGGCTGAAGCTGGCTATCAGCTACGGCGACCTTAAGGAGAACAGTGAATATCACTCCGCTAAGGAAGACCAGTCCTTCATGGAGACCCGCATTATGATTCTGGAGAAGATGCTGATCAAGGCGCAGATTGTTGACTCCAGCAATATGGATCTGAGCACCGTCAGCGTAGGCTGCGTCGTGATTCTGAATGATGTGGAGTACTCTGAAAGAATCGAATATAGAGTGGTAGGCCCGGCGGAGGCCGATGTGCTGAACAACAAAATCTCTTACGAAAGCCCGCTCGGCAAAGAGCTGCTCGGCAAAAAAGTAGGCGATATCATCAACGTCAACGCTCCAATGGGCATTATCAAATATGAGCTGCTTGAAATCAAAATGGAGTAG